In one window of Bacillota bacterium LX-D DNA:
- the rplQ gene encoding 50S ribosomal protein L17 translates to MAYRRLGLLSSHRRAMFKNIVTSLLKAERIETTEPRAKEVRRIAEKMITLGKRGDLHARRQALAYLTEEDVVTKLFETIGPRYKERQGGYTRIIKTGYRRGDAAQMVLIELV, encoded by the coding sequence ATGGCATATCGCAGACTAGGGCTTTTGTCCAGCCATCGTCGAGCCATGTTCAAAAACATCGTTACTTCTTTACTCAAAGCAGAACGCATTGAAACAACAGAACCAAGGGCTAAAGAGGTAAGACGGATAGCAGAAAAAATGATTACCCTAGGCAAAAGAGGGGATCTCCACGCTAGACGCCAAGCCTTAGCGTATCTGACAGAGGAAGATGTTGTGACGAAATTATTTGAAACAATTGGCCCGCGTTATAAGGAACGTCAGGGAGGATATACTAGAATTATAAAAACAGGGTACCGCCGTGGTGACGCAGCACAAATGGTACTTATTGAATTAGTTTAA